In the genome of Flavobacterium panacagri, one region contains:
- a CDS encoding type II toxin-antitoxin system HigB family toxin, whose translation MLLHNAIDKLFNDFKNSNWSNKLDIINERADADCVYDDFYFFDINIHRVFILIEFEDDEATIVWCGNHDEYETTFKNNKNTIKKWLKDKGHIS comes from the coding sequence ATGTTATTACACAATGCAATAGATAAATTATTTAATGATTTTAAAAACAGCAATTGGAGCAATAAATTAGATATTATTAATGAAAGAGCAGATGCGGATTGTGTTTATGATGATTTTTATTTTTTTGACATTAATATTCATAGAGTTTTTATATTGATAGAATTTGAAGACGATGAAGCAACGATAGTATGGTGTGGAAATCATGATGAATATGAAACCACATTCAAAAACAATAAAAATACAATCAAGAAATGGTTAAAAGATAAAGGACATATTTCATAA
- the purN gene encoding phosphoribosylglycinamide formyltransferase — protein MKKIIVFASGSGTNAENIIKYFSNTEIAKVVSIFTNNASAKVIDRAKNHQIPVEIFEKNELLKRNVLQKIQKIDPDLIVLAGFLLKFPENIIEQYPNKIINIHPALLPKYGGKGMYGMHIHRAIVNNKEKETGISIHYVNEHYDEGGIIFQANVAINDEDTPETVAEKIHELEQKHFPEIIHRLLGE, from the coding sequence ATGAAAAAAATCATCGTTTTTGCCTCAGGATCAGGAACTAACGCAGAGAACATTATAAAATATTTTTCGAATACTGAAATTGCAAAGGTTGTTTCAATTTTTACAAATAATGCTTCAGCAAAAGTTATCGACAGAGCAAAAAATCATCAAATTCCAGTTGAAATCTTCGAAAAAAACGAACTTTTAAAACGAAATGTATTACAAAAAATACAAAAAATCGACCCGGATTTGATCGTTCTTGCCGGCTTCTTATTAAAATTCCCAGAAAACATAATTGAACAATATCCAAATAAAATAATCAACATCCATCCAGCACTTTTACCTAAATACGGAGGCAAAGGAATGTATGGAATGCACATTCATAGAGCAATAGTAAATAATAAGGAGAAAGAAACCGGAATTTCTATTCATTATGTAAATGAACATTACGATGAAGGCGGTATTATTTTCCAAGCAAACGTTGCAATAAATGACGAAGACACTCCTGAAACTGTTGCAGAAAAGATTCACGAACTAGAACAAAAACACTTTCCAGAAATTATTCATAGATTATTAGGAGAATAA
- a CDS encoding transcriptional regulator: MKTQIDLKQILKKGAISDEIGLERAMILDRKLRLLVKDHPELTDQRKQLRAIIKEYENEHWNKDSIVSDEKIQESDLAEFIAEQERIFLENRKNIIKDKISKHGINQQDLGVILGHGKSYMSELMNGISPFTNRDLIIIHRLFHIKLENLIPTVITQKDRSKIKASILKINKPSLKLAKLDLEKSFD, translated from the coding sequence ATGAAAACACAAATAGATTTAAAACAGATATTAAAAAAAGGTGCTATTTCTGATGAAATTGGTCTTGAAAGAGCAATGATTCTAGATAGAAAACTTCGATTGCTTGTGAAAGACCACCCCGAATTAACAGACCAAAGAAAACAACTTCGAGCAATTATTAAAGAATATGAAAATGAACATTGGAATAAAGATTCAATTGTTTCAGATGAAAAAATACAAGAAAGTGATTTAGCAGAATTTATCGCGGAACAAGAAAGAATATTTTTAGAAAACAGAAAAAATATAATTAAAGATAAAATTTCTAAACATGGTATAAACCAACAAGATTTAGGTGTAATTTTAGGTCATGGTAAATCTTATATGTCAGAACTCATGAATGGAATTAGCCCTTTTACCAATAGAGATTTAATAATTATTCATCGTTTATTTCACATCAAACTTGAAAATCTAATTCCTACAGTTATAACTCAAAAAGATAGAAGCAAAATTAAAGCATCAATATTAAAAATAAATAAACCTAGCCTAAAATTAGCCAAATTAGATTTAGAAAAAAGCTTCGACTAA
- a CDS encoding acyl carrier protein, which translates to MSDIASRVKAIIVDKLGVDENEVVTEASFTNDLGADSLDTVELIMEFEKEFDIQIPDDQAENIATVGQAISYIEEAKK; encoded by the coding sequence ATGTCAGACATTGCATCAAGAGTAAAAGCGATTATCGTAGACAAATTAGGTGTTGACGAAAACGAAGTTGTAACAGAAGCAAGCTTCACTAATGATTTAGGAGCTGACTCATTAGACACTGTTGAGCTTATTATGGAATTCGAAAAAGAATTTGATATTCAAATTCCAGACGATCAAGCAGAAAACATTGCTACTGTTGGTCAAGCTATTTCTTATATCGAAGAAGCTAAAAAATAA
- a CDS encoding DUF6249 domain-containing protein, with protein MDSKILIPISLFLMIFGIVYLIYSTRNRERMALIEKGVDASIFMQGKANRVPAWKIFVVNIAFLLIGSGVGIFIGLLITTYTSLDDGAVYPAIIFIMSGIGLLTGFKTAKDLDKE; from the coding sequence ATGGATTCAAAAATTTTAATTCCAATAAGCTTATTCTTAATGATCTTCGGGATTGTTTATCTTATTTATTCAACAAGAAATAGAGAACGTATGGCTCTTATAGAAAAAGGTGTAGATGCCAGTATTTTTATGCAAGGAAAAGCAAACAGAGTTCCAGCTTGGAAAATCTTTGTAGTAAATATAGCATTCTTGCTAATAGGTAGCGGTGTTGGAATTTTTATTGGATTACTTATTACAACTTATACTTCACTTGACGATGGAGCGGTTTATCCTGCAATTATTTTCATCATGTCAGGAATAGGGCTTTTGACTGGATTTAAAACAGCAAAAGATTTAGATAAAGAGTAA
- a CDS encoding RNA polymerase sigma factor produces MSTLTDQHYIDKILQGETNAFAVLVDRYKDMIFTLALKMVKNREEAEEVAQDTFIKIYNSLNKFKGESKFSTWIYKIAYNTCLDRLKKNKKEDLNISIDEFSSHLIKTMDNALSALEEKERKQTIQKCLNLLPSDENFLLTLFYFDDQNLEEIGKIMNVSANNAKVKLFRSRQKLAVILRQQLEPEIIEFYERER; encoded by the coding sequence ATGAGCACATTAACCGATCAACATTATATCGATAAAATTCTACAGGGCGAAACCAATGCCTTCGCTGTTCTTGTGGATCGTTATAAGGATATGATCTTTACTTTGGCTTTAAAAATGGTTAAAAACCGTGAAGAAGCTGAAGAAGTTGCTCAGGATACGTTTATTAAGATTTACAATTCATTAAATAAATTTAAAGGAGAATCGAAATTTTCGACTTGGATTTACAAGATTGCTTATAATACGTGTCTGGACAGATTAAAGAAAAACAAAAAAGAAGATTTAAACATTTCGATAGATGAATTTTCATCCCATTTAATTAAAACGATGGATAATGCGCTAAGTGCTTTAGAAGAAAAAGAACGAAAGCAAACGATTCAGAAATGTTTAAATTTATTACCCAGTGATGAAAACTTCCTTTTAACTCTTTTTTACTTTGATGATCAGAATTTAGAAGAAATCGGAAAGATCATGAATGTGTCGGCCAATAATGCCAAAGTAAAATTATTTAGGAGCCGACAGAAATTAGCCGTAATTTTGAGACAGCAGTTAGAACCAGAAATAATAGAATTTTATGAAAGAGAGCGATAA
- a CDS encoding alpha/beta hydrolase family protein, with product MKNKTVIFKHVLRTKKTFKYSILLLLLVVTNYASAIQPNFTTEEIKFVSEGVSLAGTIFTPKNIEAAVVIVHGSGQEKRMIDFATTLANNGIAVLTYDKRGVGESAGVYAGPEVGTNNVDFSNLNLLSLDASAAVNTLSKSLPNDKIAIGLIGGSQAGWIIPLAAEKNKKVKFMTIFSGALITVKEQLRFQFYTNGDQNFWDTHSEEDTRKHVFNDPDKYEFIDTNPNDVLSKLSISGIWIFGGKDIQVPVKLSVEYLDKLKSKGKQYEYKLFPNLGHNTAFSNDEEPMKDAINWIKNISNLKNQK from the coding sequence ATGAAAAATAAAACAGTAATTTTTAAACATGTTCTAAGAACAAAAAAAACATTCAAATATTCTATCTTACTATTATTGTTAGTTGTGACTAATTATGCATCTGCAATTCAGCCAAACTTTACTACTGAGGAAATAAAATTTGTTAGTGAAGGAGTTTCTCTCGCTGGAACCATTTTTACACCTAAGAACATAGAAGCAGCCGTTGTGATTGTTCATGGATCTGGACAAGAAAAAAGAATGATAGACTTTGCTACAACCCTAGCCAATAATGGAATTGCAGTTTTAACCTATGATAAACGTGGCGTTGGAGAATCAGCTGGTGTATATGCCGGCCCTGAAGTAGGAACTAACAATGTTGACTTTTCAAACCTAAATCTTTTGTCTTTAGATGCGAGTGCCGCTGTAAATACCTTATCTAAATCTTTACCCAATGATAAAATAGCAATAGGCTTAATAGGTGGTAGTCAAGCTGGATGGATAATTCCATTGGCTGCTGAGAAAAATAAGAAAGTTAAATTTATGACCATATTTAGCGGAGCACTTATAACAGTTAAAGAACAATTGAGATTCCAATTTTATACCAATGGAGATCAAAATTTTTGGGACACACACTCCGAAGAAGATACAAGAAAACATGTGTTTAATGACCCTGACAAATATGAGTTTATTGATACGAATCCTAATGATGTTCTTTCTAAATTATCAATTTCAGGAATTTGGATTTTTGGAGGCAAAGACATTCAAGTTCCTGTAAAGCTATCAGTCGAATATCTTGATAAACTAAAATCTAAAGGAAAACAATATGAATATAAATTGTTTCCGAACTTGGGTCACAATACAGCATTTTCAAACGATGAAGAACCTATGAAAGATGCTATTAATTGGATAAAAAATATAAGTAACCTAAAAAATCAGAAGTAA
- the rnhA gene encoding ribonuclease HI: MHEVHIYTDGAAKGNPGNGGYGVVMELVGTPYKKEFYEGFRLTTNNRMELLAVIVGLEKLKNPNMKVLVVSDSKYVVDSVEKKWVFGWEKKGYKDKKNPDLWKRFLIAYRKHQVDFKWIKGHNNHPQNERCDQLAVMASMQPKLSVDVYYETVASKE, translated from the coding sequence ATGCACGAAGTACATATATATACAGATGGCGCGGCAAAAGGAAATCCTGGAAATGGCGGTTACGGCGTGGTAATGGAATTGGTAGGCACTCCATATAAAAAAGAATTTTACGAAGGCTTTCGCCTAACAACTAATAACCGAATGGAGCTTCTTGCTGTAATTGTCGGTTTAGAAAAATTGAAAAACCCAAACATGAAAGTGCTTGTGGTTTCAGATTCTAAATATGTGGTGGATTCTGTCGAAAAGAAATGGGTTTTTGGATGGGAGAAAAAAGGATACAAAGACAAAAAAAATCCAGATTTATGGAAACGTTTTTTAATTGCCTACCGAAAACACCAAGTCGATTTCAAATGGATCAAAGGACACAACAATCATCCGCAAAACGAACGCTGTGATCAATTGGCCGTTATGGCATCCATGCAACCCAAACTTTCGGTGGATGTTTATTACGAAACTGTCGCTTCTAAAGAATAA